The nucleotide window TGAACTCCCAGGAGGTCCGAGGGGTgtgacctccctccctcccgggctccctccctcccaccacccaggcccagcccaggcctggctATAAAGctggcccagcctggccctcAGCACACCCAGCTGGGACCCTCCCGGAGCCTCGTCCGGGGACACGTCCGCTCTGCCCCTGCGTCTCCCGAGCAGCACCATGCGGCCCCTCTGGCTCTGCTGGGCGCTCTGGGCGCTGCCCCTGGCCGGCCCCGGGGCGGCCCTGACCGAGGAGCGGGTCCTGGGCAGCCTGCTGCGGCAGCTGCGCCTCAGCGAGGCTCCCGTCCTGGACGGGGCCGATGTGGAGAGGCTGATCATCCCTGCCCACGTGAGGGCCCAGTACGTGGCCCTGCTGCAGCGCAGCCACGGGGCCCGCTCCCGGGGGAAGAGGTTCAGCCAGAACTTCCGAGGTGaggccctccctccctgctgcagcCTGGTCCtcgcggggtgggggtgggggggctgctcTGGGGAGGCGATCTAGGGGCGCAGGGTCCACAGGGTGATGAGGAGGGACCATGGACTGTGAGGAAGGCTGGGCCCGGGCCCCTGGTCTCTGTCTGCACTGAGGGCCCCCCCCCTCGGGGCCAGGAGGGGCTGGGCCAAAGCTAAGGCATCAGAGAAGATGAGGATGGAGAAGAGAAAGCAGAGCCAATGGGAGCGTGTGGGTGTGGCAAGAACCCTGGCACAGTCTCAGGGAGAGGCGTAGAGTCAGGGCTTCTGGGGTACCGTTTTCACATTGCCACCAGTAGCCTGACCTTGAGCAAatggtttttcttgtttgtttgtttgtttttgcggtatgcgggcctctcactgttgtggcctctcccgttgcggagcacaggctccggacgcgcaggctcagcggccatggctcacgggcccagccgctccgcggcatgtgggatcttcccggaccggggcacgaacccgtgtcccccgcatcggcaggcggactctcaaccgctgcgccaccagggaagcccgagcaaatggttttagaatcatctttttgcttctctgtttGTTCCTCCGGAGCACTGGTGTGACTGTAGCCGACCCACCTCCCAGCGCTGTGAATATtaaagtgcattattgtggatgAAAAGGTGTCTGGGACAACACTGTAGCGTAACGCCGAGCTATTCAGCTGTCAGGGATGCAGCCATCCTGAGTCCTATTCAGCCTCTTACCTCCCTGGGCCTGGACTCACCTCCTCAGTGCCCAGAGCTAGACCCAAGGCCAGGTGCCCCCAGGGGAGGATTCTGATCTTCAGCATCTCAGCTGAGGTAGCCCTGTCAGCCCTGCCAGCCTTCCTGCTGGGCGGAGATTGTTACAAACAAGGCCCAGACACATAGGGGGATTTTCAGGTAACTGAGCTTGGCCCAGGGAGACAGAACAGGGGCTGGTCTCTCCCTTCCTGGCCACCGCCTCAGTGGCCCTGCCACCCTCAGAGCTCCCCTGGTGCCCGGAGGGGCCCCGCTGACCCCGCTCGTGTCCCCAGAGGTGGCCGGCAGGTTCCTGGTGTCCGAGGTCTCCTCGCACCTGCTGGTGTTCGACATGGAGCAGCGGCTCCCGCCCCACAGCGAGCTGGTGCAGGCCGTGCTGCGCCTCTTCCAGGAGCCGGTTCCTAAGGCCGCGCTCCGCAGCCACGAGCGGCTCTTCCCGCGCAGCGACCGCGCCCGAGTCACCGTCCAGTGGCTGCACGTCCGCGACGACGGTTCCAACCGCACCTCCCTCATCGACTCCAGGTGGGGAGGTGGCAGCTGGGGTATGGGGCGGGGGATGAGGAGGGGGACTGGGCCTGGCGCGGGAGGAGGGGtgccctggggaaggaggggcgGCGCGGGGGGCccctgggggggaggggaggggaggagaaggatggGAGAGGGCCCTCCCCCGGGGCCGCCCCAGCCGTCCCAGTCCCCACCCCTCAGCGCGGGCCCGTGTCTCCGTGTGGTGTCGCAGGCTGGTGTCCATCCACGAGAGCGGCTGGAAGGCCTTGGACGTGACGGATGCCGTGAACTTCTGGCAGCAGCTGCGCCGGCCCCGGCAGTCACTGCTGCTGCAGGTGTCGGTGCAGCGGGAGCACCTGGGCCCGCTGGCCTCCAGCGCCCATACGCTGGTCCGCTTCGCCTCGCAGGGGCCGTCGGGCGCCGGGCAGCGGGAGCCCCAGCTGGAGCTGCACACCCTGGACCTCAGGGATTACGGGTAGGTGCAGGGCCAGGACTCTAGTAGACTGGGTGGTCCAGGCCCACTGTGGCGGGGACAAGCTGGGGGGCAGATGCAGATAGCCCCAGGATGCAACTGATTCCCCACTACATG belongs to Pseudorca crassidens isolate mPseCra1 chromosome 2, mPseCra1.hap1, whole genome shotgun sequence and includes:
- the LOC137212152 gene encoding left-right determination factor 2-like isoform X1, producing the protein MRPLWLCWALWALPLAGPGAALTEERVLGSLLRQLRLSEAPVLDGADVERLIIPAHVRAQYVALLQRSHGARSRGKRFSQNFREVAGRFLVSEVSSHLLVFDMEQRLPPHSELVQAVLRLFQEPVPKAALRSHERLFPRSDRARVTVQWLHVRDDGSNRTSLIDSRLVSIHESGWKALDVTDAVNFWQQLRRPRQSLLLQVSVQREHLGPLASSAHTLVRFASQGPSGAGQREPQLELHTLDLRDYGAQGNCDPKAPATKGTHCCRREVYIDLQGMKWAENWVLEPPGFLAYECVGTCQQPPEPLTFKWPFLGPRQCIASETTSLPMIVSIPEGGKPRPQVVSLPNMRVQKCSCASDGAPVPRKLEP
- the LOC137212152 gene encoding left-right determination factor 2-like isoform X2, whose protein sequence is MRPLWLCWALWALPLAGPGAALTEERVLGSLLRQLRLSEAPVLDGADVERLIIPAHVRAQYVALLQRSHGARSRGKRFSQNFREVAGRFLVSEAALRSHERLFPRSDRARVTVQWLHVRDDGSNRTSLIDSRLVSIHESGWKALDVTDAVNFWQQLRRPRQSLLLQVSVQREHLGPLASSAHTLVRFASQGPSGAGQREPQLELHTLDLRDYGAQGNCDPKAPATKGTHCCRREVYIDLQGMKWAENWVLEPPGFLAYECVGTCQQPPEPLTFKWPFLGPRQCIASETTSLPMIVSIPEGGKPRPQVVSLPNMRVQKCSCASDGAPVPRKLEP